The following nucleotide sequence is from Nitratidesulfovibrio termitidis HI1.
TCACCGCCGTGGCTGCCGACAAGAGCGACGCCGAGCGCCTTGGCGTACCGGTGGGGCACCCCCTGCTGGCCATCCGCCGCGTGGCCATGGACATAGAGGAAAACCCCGTGGAACTGCGCCACACCCGCTGCGTGACCACCAACTTTCACTACCGCACCAAGCTTTCCTGATTTTCCGCCCGGCTCTCGCCAAACGGACCATCACCAGCCAGGCATCACAGGTCGGGCATCACAGGTCGGGCATCACAGGTCGGGCATCACAGGTCGGGCCACACGCCCGCGCCCGGCACGCAAACAACGGAACGGGCCTTCCCTGTAGGGAAGGCCCGTTCTTGCGTTTGCGGCGGATTGGCGTTGCGTTCGGCCCCGTCACCCGACACCTGTCACCGCGGGAATTCAGGTTGCGGATGCCTTGCGGTCACGCACTCCCGGCGCGCCGCAAAAGATCCTGATGCAGCGACCACGGCAGGGCCACTCCTTCGCGAAGCGCCCGGCGTTGCAGTTCGAACCGCCGCGCGCCGGGCAGGCGGGTGGACGGCTGGTCCAGCACGTGGCCCAGAAGGGCAGCGGCGCGCCCGGCAAAATCTGCACCGAAGGCCTGCGGCGCCAGTAGCAGCATGCACTGCCCGGTGCGGGGCGGGCCGCCCTCCGCATCCAGAAACGACGTGGCCTCGTACGCGTGATTGCTGCCGGTGAGCGAAGCAGCCAGCAATTCCACCATCAGGGCCAGCGCAGCGCCCTTGGCCCCGCCAAAGGGCAGCAGCATGCCGCCAAGCGCGGCCCGCGCGTCGGTGGTGGGGCTGCCGTTCCCGTCCACGGCCCAGCCTTCGGGAATGGGCTTGCCCTCGCGCGCGGCGGCAACGATCTTGCCGCGCGCCACCGTGCTCAGCGAAAGGTCCATGACCAGCGGGTCGTGCTCCACCCCTTCAGCACCGGCAGCCTCTCCGACAGGCGCCGGGCAGGCAAAGGCCAGGGGGTTGGTGCCCAGCGAGGCGCGGTTGCCGCCCCACGGGGCCATGGCCGCCGGGGTGTTGGCGAACAGCAGCGCCACCAGCCCCTGCCGGGCGGCCCGCTCCACGTGCAGCCCGGCCACCCCGCAATGGTGCGAACCGGTCACCCCCAGCGCCGCGCAGCCCATGCGCTGCGCCAGCGGCACGGCCACGTCCAGCCCGGCCTCCAGCGCCGGGTAGGCAAAGCCGCATCCCGCATCCACGCGCACGGTGGCGGGCAACGGTGTTTCCACCCGGGGCACGGCATCGCCGCGCACCTTGCCTGTCGCCACCTGGTCGGCGTATTGCGGCAGGCGTGCCACCCCGTGCGAGGGGATGCCCATGCACTCGGCGGCCACCAGCGCCCCGGCCACGGAGGACGCGGCGGCGGGCAACACGCCCACCCGTTCCAGCACGGTGCGGCACAGCGCCGCAAGATCGTCGGGCCTGAGGACCACGGTCATGGTTGCTCCTGCAGCTGTTTGACTCCAAGACGCATGCGCCAGGTTGCCGTCCCCGCCAGTGGCAGGGTTCAAGGGGCGTCTTTACAGCAGGATGTACGTTCGCTGGCGACGCCAACGGCGAAAGGATCCGTTGAAAACACCTCTTACGCGCGCAGGCGGGTCAGGGCCTGTTCCAGTTGCGCGGCCATTTCCGACAGTTCGCGGATGGCCACGGCGGACTGCTGCATGCCGCCCGCCGTTTCCGCCGCGATGTCGCTGACCGACTGCACGGTGCGGCCGATCTGCTCGCTGGCGGCGGACTGCTGTTCCGCCGCCGTGGCGATGCCGTTGACCTGTGCGGCAGAGTCACCCACGATGCGCACGATGGCGTCCAGCGCCTGGCCCGATTCGCGGGCCGAGCGGGTGGCCTCGCCCACGGCGGTCACGGAATGCTCCACCGCATCCACGTTGCGTCGGGCCACGTCCTGGATGCCGCGCACGCTGCCGCCCACCTCCGCCGTGGCCTGCATGGTGCGCTCGGCCAGCTTGCGCACCTCATCCGCCACCACGGCAAAGCCGCGTCCGGCGTCACCGGCGCGGGCCGCCTCGATGGCGGCGTTGAGCGCCAGCAGGTTGGTCTGGTCGGCGATGTCGGCGATCATCTCCATGACCTTGCCGATGGCCTCCGCCTTCACGCCCAGTTCCTGCATGTTGCGGCGCACCGCATCCGAGCCTTCCGCCACCTTCTCGATGGCGGCGACGGTGCGGGCCACCACCTGCGCGCCGTCTTCGGCGTTGCGGCGCGAATCGTCGGAACTGCGGCTGGTGG
It contains:
- a CDS encoding Ldh family oxidoreductase, producing MTVVLRPDDLAALCRTVLERVGVLPAAASSVAGALVAAECMGIPSHGVARLPQYADQVATGKVRGDAVPRVETPLPATVRVDAGCGFAYPALEAGLDVAVPLAQRMGCAALGVTGSHHCGVAGLHVERAARQGLVALLFANTPAAMAPWGGNRASLGTNPLAFACPAPVGEAAGAEGVEHDPLVMDLSLSTVARGKIVAAAREGKPIPEGWAVDGNGSPTTDARAALGGMLLPFGGAKGAALALMVELLAASLTGSNHAYEATSFLDAEGGPPRTGQCMLLLAPQAFGADFAGRAAALLGHVLDQPSTRLPGARRFELQRRALREGVALPWSLHQDLLRRAGSA